Proteins encoded together in one Prunus dulcis chromosome 3, ALMONDv2, whole genome shotgun sequence window:
- the LOC117622545 gene encoding centromere protein V: MDSEMVVHEGGCHCKKVRWRVQAPTGVVAWSCNCSNCSMRGNTHFIVPADRFELLGDSEQFLTTYSFGTHTAKHKFCKVCGITSFYYPRSNPDGISITFTCVDPGTLTHIEVKYYDGKNWETSHNQTGIASQSKG, encoded by the coding sequence ATGGACTCTGAGATGGTAGTGCATGAAGGTGGGTGCCATTGCAAGAAAGTAAGATGGCGAGTGCAAGCGCCTACCGGAGTTGTGGCTTGGAGTTGCAACTGCTCGAATTGCTCTATGAGGGGCAACACTCATTTTATTGTCCCTGCTGACAGATTTGAGCTTTTGGGTGATTCTGAACAGTTTCTTACTACTTACAGCTTCGGTACTCATACGGCGAAGCATAAGTTTTGTAAGGTTTGTGGGATAACTTCATTTTATTATCCACGCTCCAACCCTGATGGTATTTCCATCACATTTACGTGTGTTGATCCTGGAACACTAACCCATATTGAGGTTAAGTATTATGATgggaaaaattgggaaacCTCACACAATCAAACAGGAATTGCTTCTCAGTCGAAGGGTTGA
- the LOC117621495 gene encoding serine hydroxymethyltransferase 3, chloroplastic, with protein MQACGGAAVMGSLQQPTWTKGTICPNKGLIGTGFSHKLKLTCVKPVRSSSSYIEGSLVAGRPSSSVSVTLPEIGGNGSSFVDNGLSEADPEVRAIIEMEKERQFKSLELIASENFTYRAVMEAVGSCLTNKYSEGLPGKRYYGGNEHIDELETLCQKRALDAFHLDGKKWGVNVQPLSGSPANFEVYTAVLKPHDRLMGLDLSHGGHLSHGFMTPKRRVSGTSIYFESMSYRLNESTGLVDYDKLEEMADRFKPKLIIAGASAYPRDFDYPRMRKIADAVGAFLMMDMAHISGLVAASVLANPFDYCDIVTTTTHKSLRGPRGGMIFFKKDPVLGVDLESAINNAVFPGLQGGPHNHTIGGLAVCLKYAQSPEFKAYQNKVVSNCRALASRLTELGYKLVSGGSDNHLVLVDLRPLGIDGARVEKILDKASITLNKNSVPGDKSAVVPGGIRIGSPAMTTRGFTEKDFIAVADYIHEGVQIAIDAKRAVSGSKLQDFMKFVASPEFSLKDRVLDLQRRVEALTTQFPMPGV; from the exons ATGCAGGCTTGTGGTGGAGCTGCAGTGATGGGTTCTCTTCAACAGCCCACTTGGACCAAAGGAACAATTTGTCCAAACAAGGGGCTTATCGGTACTGGATTTTCACATAAACTAAAGCTCACTTGTGTGAAGCCCGTtagatcttcttcttcttacaTTGAAGGAAGCTTGGTTGCTGGAAGGCCATCCTCTTCTGTCTCGGTGACTTTGCCTGAAATTGGTG GTAATGGAAGCAGTTTTGTAGACAATGGGTTAAGTGAGGCTGACCCTGAGGTGCGTGCTATTATTGAAATGGAGAAGGAGCGACAGTTCAAGAGCCTTGAGCTTATTGCCTCAGAGAATTTTACTTATCGGGCAGTTATGGAGGCAGTTGGCTCATGCCTCACGAACAAGTATTCAGAAGGATTACCAGGTAAAAG GTACTATGGTGGCAATGAGCACATTGATGAGCTTGAAACACTTTGCCAAAAAAGGGCTCTAGATGCATTTCACTTAGATGGAAAGAAGTGGGGTGTTAATGTTCAACCATTATCTGGTTCTCCTGCTAATTTCGAGGTTTATACCGCAGTTCTTAAACCTCATGACCGTCTCATG GGTTTGGACTTGTCTCACGGAGGACATTTGTCTCATGGTTTCATGACTCCTAAAAGACGTGTATCAGGCACATCCATTTATTTTGAGTCCATGTCTTATCGACTCAATGAATCCACAG GTCTGGTTGATTATGACAAGCTTGAGGAAATGGCTGACCGATTTAAACCAAAACTCATCATTGCCGGGGCTAGTGCTTATCCTCGAGATTTTGACTACCCTCGCATGAGGAAG ATTGCGGATGCTGTTGGTGCTTTTCTTATGATGGATATGGCTCACATAAGTGGGCTTGTAGCTGCTTCTGTGCTTGCAAATCCTTTTGACTACTGCGATATTGTGACCACTACAACACACAAG TCTTTGAGAGGTCCAAGAGGTGGAATGATCTTCTTCAAGAAAGATCCAGTTCTTGGGGTTGATCTAGAATCCGCCATCAACAATGCTGTTTTTCCAGGTTTACAG GGTGGTCCTCATAACCACACTATTGGGGGCCTTGCAGTTTGCTTGAAGTATGCACAGTCCCCAGAATTTAAGGCTTACCAGAATAAG GTGGTCTCTAATTGTAGGGCTCTTGCAAGCCGATTgactgaacttgggtataaactAGTTTCTGGTGGAAGTGATAACCATCTGGTTCTTGTGGATCTGCGGCCTTTA GGTATTGACGGAGCTCGAGTGGAGAAAATTCTTGACAAGGCTTCTATCACCCTTAACAAGAATTCAGTACCTG GCGATAAAAGTGCTGTAGTGCCCGGTGGCATTCGCATTGGATCACCTGCCATGACAACAAGAGGATTCACTGAGAAAGATTTCATAGCTGTTGCAGACTACATTCATGAGGGTGTGCAGATAGCAATTGATGCTAAACGCGCAGTCTCAGGATCAAAGCTCCAAGATTTTATGAAGTTTGTAGCTTCACCTGAATTCTCCCTAAAGGATCGAGTGTTGGATCTGCAGAGAAGAGTTGAAGCTCTTACCACTCAGTTCCCAATGCCTGGAGTATAA